CGGCAGGATTTCAGATGACGACCAGGCGCTCATCCACTACGGGGTCTCACCCTTCGTCTCCGACGAAGTTATCTCGGACGCGATACGGGTCTGCAAGCTGCACGGCAACGCGAGCCCGGCACACAGCCAGGTCTACCTGGCCGCCACAAAGGGCGATGGCGAGTCCACCACGGAGTTCCTCGACCGCGACCAGATCATGGTCTTCAACTCCCCGCAAGCGCTTCGCTACGGCTACGCCAAGTGGGTCTACGCCGAGGGCAAGAGGCGCGGCCTCATCGAGAAAGTGGAACCGCACACGACAAGTCTCATGCTCGCCTTGGGCGAGCGAGTGTGGTTCTCAAAGGGCTTAACTTCAAACATCAAGATCACCACGCCCGAGGATCTGCGTATGTTCGAGGGCTGGGTGCTCTACGAGCGAGTGCACGCAGTCGGAAAGGGCGGCGATTCGTAGATGGCTGAGATCTCCAAGCATACGGTCGTCACGTCACTCGTGTGGAAGTTCCTCGAGCGCGGCAGCGCCCAGCTCGTCTCGTTCGTGGTCTCGTTGGTCCTAGCGCGCCTGCTGGGCCCCACCGACTACGGCATCGTCTCGCTCGTGCTCGTTTTCACAGCCATCGCCCTGGTGTTCGTGCAGGGCGGCTTCAACACGGCACTCATCCAGAAGGACGGGGCCACGGACCTAGACTACTCCAGCGTGCTCGTATTCTCGCTGGGGATGGCGCTCGCCATCTACCTGGTATTGTTCCTGGCAGCTCCCGCTGTGGCCGATTTCTACGGCAACCCCGACGTCTGCCAGATCCTGCGCGTGATGGCGTTGGTGCTGTTGCCCGGTGCGTACAATTCGGTACAGGTGGCTTACGCCGAGAAGACCTTCCAGTTCTGCAAACTCTTCGTGGCAAACCTCGCCATAGCTGTGTGTACGGGCACGGCGGGCATAGTGCTGGCCTTCGCGGGGGCGGGCGTGTGGGCGCTCGTAGCCCAACAGCTGGGCAACCAGCTCTTCGTCTGTATGATGCTCATCTTCACACTGCGCTGGCGGCCCCACCTCGACTTCTCGGCGGCCTCCATACGCGAGCTCTTCGGCTTTGGGGCCAACGTGCTCGCCGGCGACCTGCTCGTGCAGATCTTCCTTAACCTGCGCAACCTCATCGTGGGGCGCGTTTTCGACACGGCCACGCTCGGCCTCTTCAACCGCGGGCATCAGTTCCCGGCGGCGGCCATGCAGGCCGTGACCGGCAGCATACAGGAGGTTATGCTCCCCACCTTCTCCGGTGTGCAGAACGACCCGAGGCGCGTCCTGTCCATAGTACGCAGGTCGGTGCAGGCGAGCTGTTTCGCCATCTTTCCACTCATGTTCGGCCTTACCGCCTGTGCTGCACCCCTAGTATCCCTCCTGCTGGGCGAGACATGGGCGGGCTGCGTGCCCTACCTGCAGGTATTCGCGATCTCCTATTGCTTCCAGCCAATCCAGATTATCTGCGCCCAGGCCATGAGAGGTCTCGGCGACAGCGGAACCACGCTTAAGCTGGAGGTCGTGCGCAAGTCAACCGAGCTGGGACTCATGTTCGGCAGTATCACTCTGGGGCCCGTCGCCCTGGCGGCGAGCTCAGTGGCAGCCGGCACTGTCTCCTGCGCGATGGCCCTGGTGCCCAATGTGCGGGTGCTGGGCTACAGGCTGCGCGACCAGCTGGCCGACCTGGCCCGGCCGCTTCTGGGCTCGATCGTGATTGTGGCCTGCGTACAGGCGGTAGGCCTGCTGTCGCTTCCCAGCACGGTGGCGCTGGCTCTGCAGGTCATTACGGGCATGACCTCCTACGCGGTCCTCATGGCCGCTTTGCACGACGACACAATGACGACTCTGGTCTCCGGGTTGCGGAGGTTCCGCGCCTGCAGACGGGGGCGCACCCAGGAAGGAGAGTGACCATGGGCAGACGGAAAGTGATGCTCATCTTCGGGACCCGTCCCGAGGCGATAAAGATGTGCCCGCTCGTGAACATATTGAAGGGTAGAACCGAGGACTTCGACGTAGTGGTAACTGTGACGGGTCAGCACCGCGAGATGCTCCAGCAGGTACTCGACGTTTTTGGCGTGGTTCCGGATCACGACCTGAAAGTGATGAGGACGGACCAAACGCTCTTCGACGTGACTAGCGACGTGCTCACGCGTCTGAAGCCGATACTGGAGGAGAGGCCCAGCGCCGTACTCGTACACGGGGACACCACGACCTCTTTCGCAGCGGCGCTGGCTTGCTTCTACCTGCAGATCTCCGTCGGGCACGTGGAGGCGGGCTTGCGCACCCACGACATCAACTCACCTTGGCCCGAGGAGTTCAACCGCCAGGCCGTTGACATCATCACCCA
The DNA window shown above is from Olsenella sp. oral taxon 807 and carries:
- a CDS encoding 2-C-methyl-D-erythritol 4-phosphate cytidylyltransferase translates to MGADVPKQFVRVLGRPVLSYTIERFQRHPEVDIIEVVCRDGWKDEIDDICLKGDFSKVRWVAPGGTTFQESVMNGLDYLDGRISDDDQALIHYGVSPFVSDEVISDAIRVCKLHGNASPAHSQVYLAATKGDGESTTEFLDRDQIMVFNSPQALRYGYAKWVYAEGKRRGLIEKVEPHTTSLMLALGERVWFSKGLTSNIKITTPEDLRMFEGWVLYERVHAVGKGGDS
- a CDS encoding lipopolysaccharide biosynthesis protein — protein: MAEISKHTVVTSLVWKFLERGSAQLVSFVVSLVLARLLGPTDYGIVSLVLVFTAIALVFVQGGFNTALIQKDGATDLDYSSVLVFSLGMALAIYLVLFLAAPAVADFYGNPDVCQILRVMALVLLPGAYNSVQVAYAEKTFQFCKLFVANLAIAVCTGTAGIVLAFAGAGVWALVAQQLGNQLFVCMMLIFTLRWRPHLDFSAASIRELFGFGANVLAGDLLVQIFLNLRNLIVGRVFDTATLGLFNRGHQFPAAAMQAVTGSIQEVMLPTFSGVQNDPRRVLSIVRRSVQASCFAIFPLMFGLTACAAPLVSLLLGETWAGCVPYLQVFAISYCFQPIQIICAQAMRGLGDSGTTLKLEVVRKSTELGLMFGSITLGPVALAASSVAAGTVSCAMALVPNVRVLGYRLRDQLADLARPLLGSIVIVACVQAVGLLSLPSTVALALQVITGMTSYAVLMAALHDDTMTTLVSGLRRFRACRRGRTQEGE